In the genome of Nitrospirota bacterium, one region contains:
- a CDS encoding TIGR03936 family radical SAM-associated protein codes for MRVNLSKFRKPGRYIDREINVVRKPGAEVRFAFAFPDIYDIGMSHLGLRIIYDIVNALPYASAERVFAPWTDMREYLRDRGARLASLEPGTALKDFHVVGFSLQYELSYSTVLEMLSLGGIPLHSADRSGNDPIVLAGGPCTVNPAPMAPYVDAFLIGDGEEAVVELLSIVRERLANGAKREELLRELSGVDGFYVPGYSTSPVRRRFIKDLDDAPFPLSPIVPYIQIVHDRINIELSRGCTRGCRFCQAGVIYRPLRERSPERVLSIAGKSIASTGYDEVSFTSLSAGDYTQLLPLMKSFNRIFGDKKVSLSLPSLRVAAVDRSVLREIKSVKKTGFTIAPEAATERLRGVINKDLSGEDYERALHTLFSEGWLNLKLYFMIGLPTEKDEDIEAIPGMVKHALKISRKYTGRHVNITVSISPFVPKPHTPFQWTGQDSPDRLREKINFLRGRLRKKGINFKVHDIRMSLLEAAFSRGGSGCAAVLGEAHSLGAYLDGWSEFFDFSLWERAMDKAGVDLLAFSGNTYQTDEALPWDCVDVGVKKEYLISEHKKAHEAEWTTDCNRDKCHACGVGCSSGEFLSPSTVRYRPFSQEQGSRFNPVKVRVEYIKKGILRHLSHRELVNAILRGLRRAGVPLVYSAGFSPSPKVSFGPPLNVGVEGEAEYLDMEVYPPFDVREYIYRINNVLPGGVEIKEMEFIHRKVPSLSSFIVVYEYEIRFPEDKPVGLLRQERINNEKFSDFIRNFDIIDDRTVRLRLKDLSDRKVKLSAIIDDLFGVPMEELEIVRKGLYGFKDGWVSPMELLRQSSAVGC; via the coding sequence ATGAGAGTAAATTTATCAAAGTTCAGAAAACCAGGCAGGTATATTGACAGAGAGATAAATGTTGTCAGAAAACCGGGGGCTGAGGTGAGGTTCGCCTTTGCATTTCCTGATATCTACGATATAGGGATGTCTCACCTTGGGCTCAGGATAATCTATGATATTGTCAACGCACTGCCCTATGCCTCGGCAGAGAGGGTTTTTGCCCCGTGGACGGACATGAGGGAGTATCTCAGGGATAGGGGTGCGAGGCTGGCATCCCTTGAGCCCGGGACTGCTTTGAAGGATTTTCATGTCGTGGGTTTTTCACTCCAGTATGAGCTTTCCTACTCAACAGTCCTTGAGATGCTTTCACTTGGCGGGATTCCGCTTCATTCCGCGGACAGGAGCGGCAATGACCCTATTGTACTGGCAGGCGGGCCATGCACTGTTAATCCTGCCCCAATGGCCCCTTATGTGGATGCCTTTCTTATTGGTGATGGTGAGGAAGCGGTGGTGGAGCTTCTAAGTATAGTCAGGGAGCGGTTGGCAAACGGCGCCAAACGGGAGGAACTTCTGAGGGAGCTCTCCGGGGTTGACGGGTTTTATGTCCCGGGCTACAGCACGTCTCCAGTAAGGAGGCGCTTTATAAAGGACCTGGATGATGCACCGTTTCCGCTCTCCCCAATTGTCCCGTATATCCAGATTGTCCATGACCGTATAAATATAGAACTCTCAAGGGGATGTACCAGGGGTTGCAGATTCTGCCAGGCAGGAGTTATATACAGACCTCTCAGGGAGAGGTCGCCTGAAAGGGTTTTGAGTATTGCCGGAAAATCCATTGCCTCAACGGGGTATGACGAGGTCTCGTTTACCTCTCTGAGCGCTGGTGATTATACGCAGTTGCTGCCCCTTATGAAGTCATTCAACAGGATATTTGGAGATAAAAAGGTCTCGCTCTCTCTCCCCTCCCTCAGGGTTGCCGCGGTTGACAGGAGTGTGCTCAGGGAGATAAAGAGCGTTAAAAAGACAGGGTTTACAATTGCGCCGGAGGCTGCAACCGAGAGGCTACGGGGCGTGATTAACAAGGACCTCAGCGGGGAGGATTATGAGCGTGCACTTCACACCCTCTTTAGCGAGGGGTGGCTTAATCTCAAACTCTACTTCATGATAGGGCTGCCCACTGAGAAGGATGAGGATATTGAGGCGATTCCCGGAATGGTCAAACATGCACTGAAGATTTCCAGGAAATATACGGGCAGGCATGTAAACATTACAGTGAGTATCTCTCCTTTTGTGCCAAAACCCCATACGCCCTTTCAGTGGACCGGACAGGACTCTCCCGACAGGCTCAGGGAGAAGATAAATTTTTTGAGGGGAAGGCTCAGGAAAAAGGGTATTAATTTTAAGGTGCACGACATCAGGATGAGTCTTCTTGAGGCCGCCTTTTCAAGGGGCGGAAGCGGATGTGCCGCAGTGCTTGGCGAGGCACACTCACTTGGCGCCTATCTTGACGGATGGTCCGAGTTTTTTGATTTTTCCCTGTGGGAGAGGGCAATGGACAAGGCGGGTGTCGATCTTCTGGCTTTTTCAGGGAATACATATCAGACGGACGAAGCCCTGCCGTGGGATTGTGTTGATGTCGGGGTGAAAAAGGAATATCTCATCAGTGAACACAAAAAGGCCCATGAGGCTGAATGGACTACTGACTGTAACAGGGACAAGTGTCATGCCTGTGGTGTCGGGTGCAGTAGCGGCGAGTTCCTTTCTCCGTCAACTGTGAGGTACCGTCCTTTTTCTCAGGAGCAGGGCAGCAGGTTCAATCCCGTAAAGGTGAGGGTGGAGTATATAAAGAAGGGTATTTTGAGGCATCTTTCACATCGCGAGCTTGTGAATGCAATCCTTCGGGGACTCAGGAGGGCAGGGGTGCCGCTCGTGTATTCAGCAGGCTTCAGCCCTTCACCAAAGGTCTCCTTTGGTCCTCCACTGAATGTTGGTGTGGAGGGAGAGGCAGAGTATCTTGATATGGAGGTTTATCCCCCCTTTGATGTAAGGGAATATATTTACAGGATAAACAATGTACTGCCCGGCGGAGTTGAGATTAAGGAGATGGAATTTATCCATAGAAAGGTGCCGTCTCTGAGCAGTTTTATAGTGGTATATGAATACGAGATACGCTTTCCTGAAGACAAGCCGGTCGGATTGTTACGGCAGGAAAGAATAAATAATGAAAAATTTAGTGATTTTATCCGGAATTTTGATATAATTGACGACAGGACCGTCAGATTGAGGCTTAAAGACCTTTCTGACCGAAAAGTAAAACTCTCCGCCATTATTGATGACCTGTTTGGAGTGCCCATGGAGGAGCTGGAGATTGTCAGGAAAGGCCTTTACGGCTTTAAGGACGGATGGGTGAGCCCCATGGAGCTGCTCAGGCAGTCGTCGGCCGTTGGCTGCTGA